From the genome of Campylobacter concisus, one region includes:
- the pheT gene encoding phenylalanine--tRNA ligase subunit beta, producing MIISKHWLNEWIDLSDVSGETLSKTLNSIGLEVDSYKEINLPKSIVVGYIKSREKHPDADKLSICQVDVGGETLQIVCGAKNVEAGQFVPVALIGTTMPNGLEIKKAKLRGVESSGMICSSSELGLPKVNDGILPLDESIGKLKLGTSLSEFEIFKDTIIEVDVTANRGDCQNLHGIAREICAALDLNMKDSHEDDESENLLGIGRIASVRAEDKVNGSFLYKAFELKEGLYENLITRMRLALIECQKTNLVERLLEYATFCTGVLFRAYDHAKLVSEGEKAVFDIKNGENGECVVYCGDKNLGIAGIYQSDVARVDEKSKVILVEASYVKPDIVSKAIFENKNLPKGDQIYRSSRGSEPNLAYGADYLFKRLANFKDALNLFAGSQQSLLNTEPITLSISLFELKNMIGQDIARNDVVKILKKLGFEVAVNVEQESFNVKVPLFRHDIVNSHDVCEEIVRIVGIDNIASKPLNFSEKNRLNKTYFDYKNALNLRRRAADNGFFESVHYVFDSEDELSELNFKPCKVKILNPINNELNTLRPTLVNHLLSSSEKNIKNSKRSVRLFELGEIFDENVNQGLNLGFVVSGLLKEPTLINGAKGEEANFYAFAAMVQNVIGKFELKPCQGISYLSPYEQAHIYQNGENIGYIGRVDARVEAKRDLPRTYVCEIDFAKLKFEPVLAVPYSKFQSTTRDLSIIVPENFEAGRIYECIRGLNLKELKEFLPVDIYKDAKLNGAISLSLKFTFQDMEKTLEDDDINALMDKILSELKEKLNIGIR from the coding sequence ATGATAATTTCAAAGCATTGGTTAAACGAGTGGATCGACCTTAGCGACGTTAGTGGCGAGACACTTTCAAAGACATTAAATTCTATCGGGCTAGAGGTTGATAGCTATAAAGAGATAAATTTACCAAAGAGCATTGTGGTTGGCTACATAAAAAGTAGAGAGAAGCACCCAGATGCCGATAAACTAAGCATTTGTCAAGTGGATGTTGGTGGAGAGACGCTTCAGATCGTGTGTGGGGCTAAAAATGTTGAAGCTGGCCAGTTTGTGCCAGTTGCACTTATTGGCACGACTATGCCAAATGGTCTTGAGATAAAAAAAGCAAAGCTAAGAGGTGTTGAGTCAAGTGGTATGATCTGCTCTTCAAGTGAGCTGGGACTTCCAAAGGTAAACGATGGAATTTTACCGCTTGATGAGAGTATCGGCAAGCTAAAACTCGGTACAAGTCTTAGCGAATTTGAGATATTTAAAGATACGATAATCGAAGTTGATGTCACAGCAAACAGAGGCGATTGTCAAAATTTACATGGCATCGCAAGAGAAATTTGTGCAGCGCTTGATCTAAATATGAAAGATAGCCACGAAGACGATGAAAGCGAAAATTTACTAGGTATTGGCAGAATAGCTTCTGTGCGAGCAGAGGATAAAGTAAATGGGTCATTTTTATATAAGGCTTTTGAGCTAAAAGAAGGATTATATGAAAATCTAATAACTCGCATGCGTCTAGCATTAATAGAGTGCCAAAAGACAAATTTAGTTGAGAGACTGCTTGAATACGCGACATTTTGCACGGGCGTTTTATTTAGGGCTTATGATCACGCTAAACTTGTAAGTGAAGGCGAAAAGGCTGTTTTTGATATAAAAAATGGTGAAAATGGCGAATGTGTCGTTTATTGCGGGGATAAAAATTTAGGCATTGCTGGAATTTACCAAAGTGACGTAGCAAGGGTAGATGAGAAGTCAAAAGTGATCCTAGTAGAAGCTAGCTACGTAAAGCCAGATATTGTTTCAAAAGCTATTTTTGAAAATAAAAATTTACCAAAGGGTGATCAAATTTATCGCTCAAGTCGTGGTAGCGAGCCAAATTTAGCTTATGGAGCGGATTATTTATTTAAAAGACTTGCTAATTTTAAAGATGCTCTAAATCTCTTTGCTGGCTCACAGCAGTCGCTTTTAAACACCGAGCCTATAACACTAAGTATCTCTCTTTTTGAGCTTAAAAATATGATCGGTCAAGATATAGCTAGAAATGATGTCGTTAAAATTTTAAAGAAACTTGGCTTTGAGGTCGCAGTAAATGTTGAGCAAGAAAGCTTTAACGTAAAAGTGCCGTTATTTCGCCACGATATAGTAAATTCTCACGATGTTTGCGAGGAGATCGTAAGGATAGTAGGCATAGACAATATCGCTTCAAAACCACTAAATTTCTCTGAGAAAAATAGGCTAAATAAGACATATTTTGACTATAAAAACGCCCTAAATTTAAGGCGTAGAGCAGCTGATAATGGCTTTTTTGAAAGTGTGCACTATGTCTTTGATAGTGAGGATGAGCTTAGCGAGCTAAATTTTAAACCATGCAAAGTCAAGATACTAAATCCTATAAATAACGAGCTAAATACGCTTAGACCGACACTTGTTAATCATCTTCTAAGCTCAAGCGAGAAAAATATCAAAAACTCGAAACGCTCAGTTAGACTTTTTGAGCTTGGAGAAATTTTTGACGAAAATGTAAATCAGGGCTTAAATTTAGGTTTTGTTGTGTCCGGACTTTTAAAAGAGCCAACACTGATAAACGGTGCAAAAGGTGAGGAGGCAAATTTCTATGCATTTGCAGCGATGGTGCAAAATGTCATAGGTAAATTTGAGCTAAAACCTTGCCAGGGCATCTCATATCTTAGCCCATACGAGCAAGCACACATCTATCAAAATGGCGAAAATATTGGCTATATCGGTAGAGTTGATGCAAGAGTAGAAGCAAAGAGAGATCTGCCAAGAACATACGTTTGCGAGATTGATTTTGCCAAGCTTAAATTTGAACCGGTCTTAGCAGTGCCTTATTCGAAATTCCAAAGCACCACAAGAGATCTTAGCATCATCGTGCCTGAAAATTTCGAGGCTGGACGAATTTATGAGTGCATAAGAGGGCTAAATTTAAAAGAGCTAAAAGAATTTTTACCAGTTGATATTTATAAAGATGCGAAACTAAATGGCGCGATCAGCCTTAGCCTTAAATTTACATTCCAAGATATGGAAAAAACGCTCGAAGATGACGATATAAACGCACTTATGGATAAAATTTTAAGCGAGCTAAAAGAGAAACTAAATATCGGAATAAGATGA
- the aroA gene encoding 3-phosphoshikimate 1-carboxyvinyltransferase, which produces MRIYPLEKSLNLTIDDIAADKSISHRCAMFSLLSDKPSRVRNYLRADDTLNTLKIVELLGAKVEDSGSEITITPPQKIKEPNEILECGNSGTAMRLFMGLLAAQDGFFVLSGDRYLNSRPMARIANPLNDMGAKIDGANNANNAPLCIRGTKFERFSFESKIASAQVKSALLLAALYSNGCKFSEPELSRDHTECMLAGMGADIKRDELEITLESMKSPLTPLDIDVPNDPSSAFFFAVAALIIPGSHIILKNILLNKTRIEAYKILEKMGAEIKFHKTSSKYEDIGDIEVKYSPNLKGVEVSENISWLIDEAPALAIAFACAKGQSKLINAKELRVKESDRISVTINALKQCGVDASELEDGFIINGSEAKFATIDSHGDHRIAMSFAVLGLKCGMQIEKSEFIATSFPNFAEILKKMGARVED; this is translated from the coding sequence ATGAGAATTTATCCATTAGAAAAAAGTCTAAATTTAACCATCGATGACATCGCGGCTGATAAGTCTATCTCACATAGATGCGCGATGTTTTCGCTTTTAAGCGATAAACCATCTCGCGTTAGAAACTATCTAAGAGCAGACGACACGCTAAATACCTTAAAAATAGTCGAGCTTTTAGGTGCAAAGGTCGAAGACAGTGGTTCTGAAATAACGATCACACCGCCACAAAAGATAAAAGAGCCAAATGAAATTTTAGAGTGTGGCAACTCTGGTACGGCAATGAGGCTTTTTATGGGACTATTAGCCGCACAGGATGGCTTTTTCGTACTAAGTGGCGATAGATATTTAAACTCACGCCCGATGGCAAGAATAGCAAATCCACTAAACGATATGGGTGCAAAGATAGATGGCGCAAACAACGCAAACAACGCTCCACTTTGCATAAGAGGGACGAAATTTGAAAGATTTAGTTTTGAGAGCAAGATCGCCTCAGCTCAGGTAAAAAGTGCCCTTTTACTAGCGGCTCTTTACTCAAATGGCTGCAAATTTAGTGAGCCAGAGCTAAGCAGAGATCATACTGAGTGTATGCTTGCTGGCATGGGAGCTGATATAAAGCGTGACGAGCTAGAGATCACACTGGAATCGATGAAATCGCCACTTACGCCACTTGATATAGACGTGCCAAATGATCCAAGTTCTGCATTTTTCTTTGCGGTCGCAGCACTTATCATTCCGGGCTCACACATTATTTTAAAAAATATTTTGCTAAATAAAACTCGCATCGAAGCTTATAAAATTCTAGAAAAAATGGGAGCTGAGATAAAATTTCACAAAACTTCAAGCAAATATGAAGATATCGGTGATATCGAGGTCAAGTACTCACCAAATTTAAAAGGTGTAGAGGTTAGCGAAAATATCTCGTGGCTCATCGATGAAGCCCCAGCTTTGGCCATCGCATTTGCCTGCGCCAAAGGCCAAAGTAAGCTAATAAATGCAAAAGAGCTTCGTGTAAAAGAGAGCGATAGAATTTCTGTCACGATAAATGCGTTAAAGCAGTGCGGCGTTGATGCTAGCGAGCTTGAAGATGGCTTTATCATAAATGGCTCTGAGGCCAAATTTGCCACGATAGATAGTCACGGGGATCACAGGATCGCGATGAGTTTTGCTGTGCTTGGACTAAAGTGCGGCATGCAGATAGAAAAGAGCGAATTTATCGCCACTTCGTTTCCAAATTTTGCTGAAATTTTAAAGAAAATGGGAGCTAGAGTTGAAGATTGA
- a CDS encoding 4-hydroxy-3-methylbut-2-enyl diphosphate reductase, whose translation MKIELASSYGFCFGVKRAIKIAENAGDAATIGPLIHNNEEINRLEKNYNVKTLEGIDELKDEKKAIIRTHGITKNDLAELKKTDIKVIDATCPFVTKPQQICEKMSEEGYDVVIYGDMHHPEVKGVKSYAKGNVYVVLEESELEGIKFKQKVALVSQTTRKVEKFMQIANYLMLHVKEVRVFNTICNATFENQEAAKNLAKRADVMIIIGGKNSSNTKQLYLISKNFCEDSYLIESEEELEKSWFEGKNLCGISAGASTPDWIIQKVVDRIKKV comes from the coding sequence TTGAAGATTGAGCTTGCTAGTAGTTATGGATTTTGCTTTGGTGTAAAAAGGGCGATAAAGATTGCTGAAAATGCAGGAGATGCTGCGACCATTGGGCCACTCATCCATAATAACGAAGAAATAAACAGGCTTGAGAAAAATTACAATGTAAAAACACTTGAGGGTATAGACGAGTTAAAAGATGAGAAAAAGGCTATCATCCGCACTCATGGTATTACTAAAAATGACCTTGCGGAGCTAAAAAAAACCGATATAAAAGTAATCGATGCAACTTGCCCATTTGTGACAAAGCCGCAGCAAATTTGTGAAAAAATGAGTGAAGAGGGCTATGACGTGGTGATCTATGGCGACATGCATCACCCTGAAGTAAAGGGCGTGAAGTCATATGCCAAGGGTAATGTCTATGTCGTGCTTGAAGAGAGCGAGCTAGAGGGCATTAAATTTAAGCAAAAGGTCGCTCTTGTTAGCCAAACGACTAGAAAAGTTGAGAAATTTATGCAAATCGCAAACTACCTTATGCTTCACGTAAAAGAGGTGCGCGTTTTTAACACTATCTGCAACGCAACATTTGAAAACCAAGAGGCTGCTAAAAATTTGGCAAAAAGGGCTGATGTGATGATAATAATCGGAGGAAAAAACAGCTCAAATACAAAACAACTCTATCTAATATCTAAAAATTTCTGCGAAGATAGCTACCTGATAGAAAGTGAAGAAGAGCTTGAAAAGTCATGGTTTGAGGGCAAAAATTTGTGTGGCATAAGTGCGGGTGCAAGTACGCCTGACTGGATCATACAAAAAGTCGTTGACAGAATCAAAAAAGTATAA
- a CDS encoding 30S ribosomal protein S1, with translation MAVNKSVQLGKAKDEDIEDIDFAAMLEESFKKTEEDSDAKIVSINGDEVLIDVGKKSEGILNVSEITDANGNLTHKVGDTIKVVITGSRNGRPIVSHKKALRKEKVKVFIEAYDPENSGEIDVKVVGKNKGGFITQDVNGVEFFLPKTHSGFKNAEGVIGKTYKVRVIKIDKEENSIVVSRKKILDDDRKKRKEALSSIVENDSVIEGTVKKITTYGMFVDVGGVDGLVHYSEISYKGPVNPSSLYKEGDKVLVKVISYDNEKRHLSLSIKAATPDPWEEIINDGLEVGDTIKVTVSNIEPYGAFVDLGNDIEGFLHISEISWDKNIKNPKDHINEGQEIDVEVIEIDAKGHRLRVSLKNLLPKPFDEFKAKHKEGDVVKGVVTTITNFGAFVRVGCVEGLLHNEDASWDRNDKCKDMFKAGDELEVKIIKIDSAEQKVSLSLKDLKQSPVQAFADKFNVGDIVKGTIRDIKDFGVFVELGDNVDALIRKEDLGSVDVSTLKIGDEIEAAIAFIDEKKNRIRLSIRRLAKQKEREVLNEINDNDDKVTLGDIIKEQLL, from the coding sequence ATGGCTGTGAACAAAAGTGTTCAATTAGGAAAAGCAAAAGACGAAGATATTGAAGATATCGATTTTGCTGCGATGTTAGAGGAGTCTTTTAAAAAGACTGAAGAAGATAGTGACGCAAAGATCGTCAGTATCAATGGCGATGAGGTTTTAATCGACGTTGGCAAGAAGTCAGAAGGCATTTTAAATGTTTCTGAGATCACTGATGCAAACGGCAACCTGACGCATAAAGTTGGCGATACGATCAAAGTTGTAATAACTGGATCAAGAAATGGAAGACCTATAGTGTCGCACAAAAAAGCACTTAGAAAAGAGAAAGTTAAAGTTTTCATCGAAGCTTACGATCCTGAAAATTCTGGCGAAATAGATGTAAAAGTAGTTGGAAAAAATAAAGGTGGTTTTATAACTCAAGATGTAAATGGAGTGGAATTTTTCTTACCAAAAACTCACAGTGGCTTTAAAAATGCTGAAGGAGTAATTGGTAAAACATATAAAGTAAGAGTTATAAAAATTGATAAAGAAGAAAATAGCATAGTCGTCTCTAGAAAGAAAATTTTAGATGATGATCGCAAAAAACGTAAAGAAGCTCTATCAAGCATAGTAGAAAATGATAGTGTTATAGAGGGCACAGTTAAAAAAATCACAACTTATGGTATGTTTGTTGATGTTGGCGGAGTCGATGGGCTTGTACATTATAGTGAGATAAGCTATAAGGGCCCAGTAAATCCTAGCTCACTATATAAAGAAGGTGATAAAGTTTTAGTTAAAGTTATCAGCTATGACAACGAAAAACGCCACTTGTCTCTATCTATCAAGGCAGCTACTCCAGATCCTTGGGAAGAGATCATAAATGATGGATTAGAGGTTGGTGACACTATCAAAGTAACAGTTAGCAATATTGAGCCTTATGGTGCATTTGTTGATCTTGGAAATGATATTGAAGGATTTTTACATATATCTGAAATTTCATGGGACAAAAATATCAAAAATCCAAAAGATCACATCAATGAAGGTCAAGAAATTGATGTTGAGGTTATTGAGATAGATGCAAAAGGACACCGTTTAAGAGTGAGTCTTAAAAATTTACTTCCAAAGCCATTTGATGAGTTTAAGGCAAAACACAAAGAAGGTGACGTAGTAAAAGGCGTTGTGACAACTATCACAAATTTTGGTGCATTTGTTAGAGTGGGTTGCGTTGAAGGCTTGTTGCATAACGAAGACGCATCTTGGGATAGAAACGATAAATGCAAAGACATGTTTAAAGCTGGTGACGAGCTTGAAGTAAAAATTATTAAAATCGATAGCGCTGAACAAAAAGTTTCACTTAGTCTAAAAGATCTAAAACAAAGTCCAGTTCAAGCATTTGCTGATAAATTTAATGTAGGTGATATCGTAAAAGGAACAATTCGCGACATTAAAGACTTTGGCGTATTTGTAGAGCTTGGTGATAACGTTGATGCGCTGATCCGCAAAGAAGATCTAGGTAGTGTAGATGTTAGCACACTTAAGATCGGCGATGAGATCGAAGCAGCTATCGCATTTATCGATGAGAAGAAAAATAGAATACGCCTAAGTATACGCCGTTTAGCAAAACAAAAAGAGCGTGAAGTGTTAAATGAGATCAATGATAATGATGATAAAGTAACACTCGGCGATATTATAAAAGAACAATTACTTTAG
- the serA gene encoding phosphoglycerate dehydrogenase yields the protein MMKTIIVCDAIHPVGFELLKKEQDINVIDAVNTPKDELLKILGEADVAITRSSTEVNEAFLNAGKKLKAIVRAGVGVDNVDIEGCSRRGIIAMNVPTANTIAAVELTMAHMLASARSLEYAHNDLKLDRIWKREKWYGVELFKKKLGVIGFGNIGSRVAVRAKAFGMEIIAYDPYIDPSKVIDMGGTYTKNFDDILACDFITIHTPKTKETTNMIGAKEIAKMKDGVRLINCARGGLYNEEALYKGLKSGKIAFAGIDVFTREPATDHPLLDLNNVSVTPHLGANTLESQRNIAVEAVEQAILAARGISYPNALNLPIKTEDLPPFVEPYIDLTSKMAFLAAQINKSVIKAIRIETHGQISEYANSMLTFAIVGALKESLGDAINYVNAKFLCDEKGIVTETSLGGDSIFKNKITVRLTTENGIVTVGGTVFGENQQRIVTINGFKTDFKPKGKMIIFKNHDVPGVIAQISKILADEKINIADFRLGRDDHNMALAVILVDEHIKAETLERLNALEACVWAQYAVI from the coding sequence ATTATGAAAACTATCATTGTTTGTGATGCAATACACCCAGTAGGTTTTGAGCTTTTGAAAAAAGAGCAAGATATAAACGTAATAGATGCAGTTAATACTCCCAAAGATGAACTTTTAAAAATTTTAGGCGAGGCTGATGTTGCTATAACAAGAAGCTCAACTGAAGTAAACGAGGCCTTTTTAAACGCTGGTAAAAAACTAAAAGCTATTGTTAGAGCTGGTGTTGGTGTAGATAATGTCGATATAGAAGGATGCTCAAGGCGTGGCATAATAGCTATGAACGTTCCAACTGCAAACACTATTGCTGCAGTTGAGCTAACAATGGCGCATATGCTAGCTTCAGCTAGATCTCTTGAATACGCTCATAATGATCTAAAGCTAGATAGAATCTGGAAGCGTGAGAAATGGTATGGGGTTGAGCTTTTTAAGAAAAAGCTTGGTGTGATCGGCTTCGGAAATATTGGCTCGAGAGTAGCTGTTCGTGCAAAAGCTTTTGGTATGGAGATCATCGCTTATGATCCATATATTGACCCATCTAAAGTTATCGATATGGGCGGTACTTATACTAAAAATTTTGATGATATTTTAGCATGTGATTTTATCACGATACATACGCCAAAAACTAAAGAGACGACCAATATGATAGGCGCTAAAGAGATCGCAAAAATGAAAGATGGCGTAAGACTTATAAACTGCGCTAGAGGTGGTCTTTATAACGAAGAAGCACTTTATAAAGGACTAAAAAGTGGCAAGATAGCATTTGCTGGTATTGATGTTTTCACAAGAGAGCCAGCAACTGATCATCCACTTCTTGATCTAAACAATGTAAGCGTCACCCCACACCTTGGAGCAAATACGCTTGAATCACAGCGAAATATCGCAGTTGAGGCAGTCGAACAAGCTATTTTAGCAGCTCGCGGTATAAGCTATCCAAATGCGTTAAATTTACCTATAAAAACAGAAGATCTACCGCCATTTGTTGAGCCTTATATCGATCTTACAAGTAAGATGGCATTTCTTGCTGCACAGATAAATAAAAGCGTTATCAAGGCCATTCGTATCGAGACTCACGGTCAGATTAGCGAATATGCAAATTCAATGCTAACTTTTGCAATCGTAGGTGCTTTAAAAGAGAGTCTTGGTGATGCGATAAATTACGTAAATGCTAAATTTTTATGCGATGAAAAAGGAATAGTGACTGAAACTAGCCTTGGCGGAGATAGCATTTTTAAAAATAAAATCACAGTTCGCTTAACTACTGAAAATGGCATTGTAACCGTTGGTGGAACGGTATTTGGTGAAAATCAGCAACGCATCGTAACGATAAATGGTTTTAAGACTGACTTTAAACCAAAAGGTAAGATGATCATTTTTAAAAATCATGACGTGCCAGGCGTTATCGCTCAGATTAGTAAAATTTTAGCTGATGAAAAGATTAATATCGCAGACTTCCGCCTTGGTAGAGATGATCACAATATGGCACTTGCTGTCATCTTGGTTGATGAACATATAAAAGCAGAAACGTTAGAGAGGCTAAACGCACTTGAAGCTTGCGTTTGGGCTCAATACGCAGTTATATAA
- the efp gene encoding elongation factor P, with product MASYSMGDLKKGLKIEIDGVPYKIVEYQHVKPGKGAAFVRAKIKSFIDGKVLEKTFHAGDKCEQPHLEEKEMQYLYDDGEYCQFMDTVTYEQVAISDEDVGDVKKWMIDGMMVEILFHNGNAIGVEVPQVVELKIVETPPNFKGDTQGGKKPATLESGAVVQIPFHVLEGEVIRVDTVRGEYIERANK from the coding sequence ATGGCTTCATATTCAATGGGCGATCTAAAAAAAGGGCTAAAGATCGAGATCGATGGCGTTCCTTATAAAATCGTAGAATATCAACACGTTAAACCGGGCAAAGGTGCAGCTTTTGTTCGTGCGAAAATCAAATCTTTTATCGACGGAAAAGTGCTTGAAAAGACTTTTCACGCAGGCGATAAATGCGAGCAACCACATCTTGAAGAAAAAGAGATGCAGTATCTTTATGATGATGGTGAGTATTGTCAGTTTATGGATACGGTTACTTATGAACAAGTTGCTATTAGCGATGAGGATGTGGGTGATGTAAAAAAATGGATGATCGATGGCATGATGGTTGAAATTTTATTTCACAATGGCAATGCGATCGGCGTTGAAGTACCGCAAGTAGTTGAGCTAAAGATAGTTGAGACTCCACCAAATTTCAAGGGCGATACGCAAGGCGGTAAAAAGCCAGCTACTCTTGAGAGTGGCGCGGTAGTTCAGATACCATTCCATGTACTTGAGGGCGAAGTTATCCGTGTGGATACTGTTCGCGGCGAGTACATCGAGCGTGCAAATAAATAA
- a CDS encoding SelT/SelW/SelH family (seleno)protein yields the protein MQVKIIYCNSUNYRPVASRVEDEIKANFSDARVEKVIGDGGNFIVEVNGDVIFSKKDRIGNDEARFPHGEEITTLINKYLKEKSA from the coding sequence ATGCAAGTAAAAATTATTTACTGCAACTCTTGAAACTATCGTCCGGTAGCTTCTCGTGTAGAAGATGAAATAAAAGCGAACTTTAGTGATGCAAGAGTCGAAAAGGTTATAGGTGATGGTGGAAATTTCATCGTCGAGGTTAATGGAGATGTTATATTTTCTAAGAAAGATCGCATTGGAAATGATGAAGCGAGATTTCCTCACGGTGAAGAGATCACAACTCTTATAAACAAATATCTCAAAGAAAAGTCGGCTTAA
- a CDS encoding DJ-1 family glyoxalase III, producing MKKVAVILAEGFEEIEALTSVDVLRRAGAIASIVGLNDVNIKGCHNICVKADVTLREMKELDYDAIVFPGGLPGASNLANDTRLKAILQNFDKSNKLICAICAAPMVLESAGVLKDHFVCYPGFEENVRSNKRGYDNGKSVLRDQNIITAKGPAFSMKFALFIVKNLLGDEAYLKVKNDLLYK from the coding sequence ATGAAAAAAGTTGCTGTGATTTTAGCTGAAGGATTTGAGGAGATAGAAGCACTAACTTCTGTTGATGTTTTACGTAGAGCTGGAGCGATAGCTTCTATTGTTGGGCTAAATGACGTAAATATCAAAGGGTGTCACAATATATGCGTAAAAGCTGATGTGACACTTCGCGAGATGAAGGAGCTAGACTACGATGCGATCGTCTTTCCTGGCGGACTTCCAGGAGCTAGCAATCTAGCAAACGATACAAGACTTAAAGCAATTTTGCAAAATTTTGATAAAAGCAATAAGCTTATTTGTGCCATTTGTGCTGCTCCTATGGTACTTGAGAGTGCTGGTGTGCTAAAAGATCATTTTGTTTGTTATCCAGGATTTGAAGAAAATGTAAGAAGTAATAAAAGGGGCTATGATAACGGTAAGAGTGTATTGAGAGATCAAAATATTATTACAGCAAAAGGTCCTGCATTTTCAATGAAATTTGCACTTTTTATAGTTAAAAATTTACTTGGCGATGAAGCATATCTTAAAGTAAAGAATGATTTACTTTATAAATAG
- a CDS encoding RNA recognition motif domain-containing protein, whose amino-acid sequence MNIYVGNLSYRTTEAELKEAFAQFGEVRRAKIVKDRETDRSKGFGFVEMDDANEGQKAIDALNEKELGGRTLRVNEARPRD is encoded by the coding sequence GTGAATATTTATGTAGGAAATTTGTCGTATAGGACGACAGAGGCAGAATTAAAGGAAGCCTTTGCACAATTTGGTGAAGTAAGGCGAGCAAAAATAGTAAAAGATAGAGAAACTGATCGCTCAAAAGGCTTTGGCTTTGTTGAAATGGACGATGCAAATGAGGGACAAAAAGCTATAGACGCACTAAATGAAAAAGAACTAGGCGGACGTACTTTAAGGGTAAATGAGGCTAGACCAAGGGATTAA
- a CDS encoding glutamate--tRNA ligase family protein, whose product MRLDQGINDYLPPNGGIVSRIAPTPSGFLHAGNAYNFILTYLLTRSVNGILHLRIDDYDLSRYRCEFVQNIFDVLEFLGLEYDKGPINVSDFERNFSFKIRAKRYEDVLEKLDEIYICECSRATKNAYKNGIYTKICKNKNLKFIKDNTAIRLSVDEGDPLGKLVAEQMGDFVIYKKDFTPAYNFASVIDDEDMGINLVVRGEDLKACTLAQRYLAKRLNFNFYNANFIHHKLLLKDGKKLSKSSKSPPINLKDRPQIYYKILANDLGLDIRSADKIQNLLYEFKLKNIAKF is encoded by the coding sequence ATGAGGCTAGACCAAGGGATTAATGACTATTTGCCACCAAATGGTGGCATAGTATCCCGCATAGCTCCTACGCCTAGTGGGTTTTTGCATGCTGGCAATGCTTATAACTTCATCCTAACTTATCTTTTGACACGTTCGGTAAATGGCATTTTGCACTTACGTATTGATGACTATGACCTTAGTAGATACCGGTGTGAGTTCGTTCAAAATATCTTTGATGTTTTAGAATTTTTGGGGCTTGAATACGATAAAGGTCCAATTAACGTAAGTGACTTTGAGCGTAATTTTAGCTTCAAAATAAGAGCTAAAAGATACGAAGATGTACTTGAAAAACTAGATGAAATTTATATCTGCGAATGTTCTAGAGCTACAAAGAATGCCTATAAAAACGGCATTTACACTAAAATTTGTAAAAATAAAAATCTAAAATTTATAAAAGACAATACTGCCATTAGACTAAGCGTAGATGAGGGCGACCCTCTTGGTAAGCTTGTGGCAGAGCAAATGGGCGATTTTGTGATTTACAAAAAAGATTTTACTCCTGCTTACAACTTTGCAAGCGTGATAGATGACGAGGATATGGGTATAAATTTGGTTGTTAGAGGCGAGGATCTAAAGGCTTGCACGCTAGCTCAAAGATACCTTGCAAAAAGGCTAAATTTTAACTTTTATAATGCTAATTTTATTCATCATAAGCTACTTTTAAAAGATGGCAAAAAGCTCTCAAAAAGCTCAAAATCGCCACCAATTAATCTAAAAGATAGACCACAAATTTATTACAAAATTTTAGCAAATGATCTTGGTTTAGATATAAGATCAGCAGATAAAATCCAAAATCTACTTTATGAGTTTAAGCTAAAAAATATTGCAAAATTTTAG